The window TGCCGACCGGATGGAAGTCCAGCCGGGCTATGCCGCCGTGCTGCGGCTGGCGACCGCCAAGCCCAATCGGGAAGACCGCCCGGGCCAACTCGTCAACAGCGCGCGCCGGGCGCGGGCCGGCGCCGAGGTTAACGCCGACCAGAATGCCGGTGGATTCTAGGCAGAGCCGGCCCCGGCATCCCCAGGGTTCCGCGCGCGCGGCTTGACATCGCGCCCCCCATCAGTGTCTTACGGCCCGGTCCGAGGCCGGTTGCAAGGCAGGGTCCGGACCCACTGTGGCGCGTTTCGCGCGACGGGATACCGTTTTCCCCTGCGGCAGGCGCGGCGCTTGCGCGGGGATCACGCTCAACAAGGTAGGGAGCGCCGATGACGGCTGCATTCACGTTTCCCGGGCAGGGTTCGCAGGCGGTTGGCATGGGCAAGGCCCTGGCCGACGCCTTTCCGGTCGCCAAGGCCGTGTTCGACGAGGTCGATTCCGCGTTGGGCGAGAAGCTGACCGCGATCATCTGGGATGGTCCGGGCGAGACATTGCAGCTGACGGAAAACGCCCAGCCGGCGCTGATGGCGGTCTCGATCGCCACGTTGCGCGTGCTCGAGAGCGAGGCCGGCTTCTCGGTCGGCCGCAACGCGGCCTTCGTTGCCGGGCACTCGCTCGGCGAGTATTCGGCGCTTGCCGCCGCCGGCAGCCTGACGGTCAGCGACACCGCGCGGCTGCTGCGGACCCGCGGGCTCGCGATGCAGAAGGCGGTGCCGGTCGGCGCCGGTGCGATGGCGGCGCTGCTCGGCCTCGACTACGAGGCGGCGGTCGCGGTCGCCAACGAGGCGGCGCAGGGCCAGGTCTGCCAGGCGGCCAACGACAATGGCGGCGGCCAGGTGGTGGTCTCCGGCGACAAGGCAGCCGTCGATCGCGCGGTGGAGATTGCGAAAACCAAAGGGGCAAAACGCGCCATGCTGCTGCCGGTGTCGGCGCCATTCCACTGCAAGCTGATGCAGCCGGCGGCCGATGCGATGGCAGAGGCGCTGGCCGGCGTCACCATCAAGGCGCCCGCGGCGCCGCTGGTCTCCAACGTGCTGGCTTCGGCGATCGCTGATCCCGACGAGATCCGTCGGCGCCTGGTCGAGCAGGTCACGGGGACGGTTCGCTGGCGCGAGTCGGTTGCCTATATGGCCGGGCAGGGCGTGACGCGGTTCTTCGAGATCGGCGCCGGCAAGGTGCTGAGCGGCCTCGTCAAGCGCATCGCCGATGGCGCGGTCGGCGTGTCCGTCGGCGGTCCGAGCGATATCGCTGCAGCCAAGGACGCGCTGGCAACATCGGCGTAAAGCAGCCGGAAGGAGAATTCGATGTTTGATCTGACTGGCAAGACGGCGCTCGTGACGGGCGCAACCGGTGGCATCGGCGGCGCGATCGCGCAGGCGCTGCATGCGCAGGGCGCGACGGTCGCGATTTCGGGGACGCGGCGCGAGGTGCTGGACGGCTTCGCGGCCAAGCTCGGCGAGCGCGTTCATGTGCTGCCGTGCAATCTCTCGAGCAAGGATGATGTCGAGGCGCTGGTGCCGGCGGCGGAAGCCGCGATGGGGCAGGTCGATATCCTGATCGCGAATGCCGGCATCACCCGCGACAACCTGTTCGTGCAGTTGCGCGACGAGGATTGGGACGACGTGATTGCGGTCAACCTGACCGCGACATTCCGCCTGGCGCGCGCGGCGACCAAATTGATGATGCGCAAGCGCTTCGGCCGCATCATCGCGATCACCTCGATCGTCGGCGTCACCGGCAATCCGGGGCAGGGCAACTACACCGCGTCGAAGGCCGGCATCATCGGCCTGATCAAGACGCTGGGCGCCGAATACGCCAAGCGCGGCGTGACCGCGAACTGCATCGCGCCGGGCTTCATCAAGACGCCGATGACGGATGCGCTCAACGACAAGCAGCGCGAAGCCATCCTGGCGAAGGTTCCTGCGGCGCGGCTCGGAACGCCCGAGGATATCGCTGCGGCAGCGGTCTACCTGGCCTCGAACGAGGCCGCCTACGTCACCGGACAGACGATTCACGTCAACGGCGGCATGGCTATGATTTGAGCTGGTTGCTGGCTCTCGCAATGCGGCGAAAAGCCGTTTTCGAGAGCCGGTTCAGGCGTGTAGTCAAGGCTTGGGAAGTATGATAGCTGAACCCCCCATGGATGGGCAAAGAACGCCATTGCAGGATTTTGAAACCCTGTATATTGGCGTGGCGACGCCTGCCGTTCGCCGGGGCTTTAGTCGGCTACGACCGGGCCGAATCAAGACTATGCGCGACTGAGTAATCGAGACGACCACGATGGCTCGTATCGTCTTGGGGTCGGGTCCAATGGAACAACGAGGTTGAACGATGAGTGAGATTGGCGAGCGGGTTAAGAAGATTGTGGTCGAGCACCTTGGTGTCGAACCCGAGAAGGTGGTCGATAGCGCGAGCTTCATCGATGACCTCGGCGCCGACAGCCTCGACACGGTCGAGCTCGTGATGGCTTTCGAAGAAGAATTCGGTTGCGAGATTCCCGACGACGCCGCGGAGACGATTCTGACCGTGGGCGACGCGACCAAGTTTCTTGAGAAGAACGCGAAGAGCTGACGCCGATCGCGAAGTTGACGGGGCCGGACGGACCGTGTTCGAGCGGTCCCCCGGCTTCTTATTATTAGCCGCGCATTGCCGGCCGGAGACGTGGAAATGAGACGAGTTGTCGTCACGGGGCTGGGCATGCTTACACCGCTCGGCTGCGGCGTTGACGCAACTTGGACGCGCATCCTCGCCGGTGAGAGCGGCGGCAAGAAGATCGACACCTTCGAAGTGTCCGACCTGCCGAGCCAGGTCGCCTGCTACATTCCGCGCGGCGACGGCTCCAGCGGCACCTTCAATCCCGATCAGTGGATGGAGCCGAAGGACCAGCGCAAGGTCGACGACTTCATCCTCTACGCGATGTGCGCGGCCAGGCAGGCGCTCGACGACGCCAACTGGCATCCGAAGTCCGATGAGGACCAGTTCGCGACCGGCACGATGATCGGCTCCGGCATCGGCGGCCTCACCGGCATTGCCGAGACCGCGGTGCTGCTCAAGGAACGTGGACCGCGCAGGGTCTCTCCCTTCTTCATTCCGGGCCGCCTGATCAATCTGGCGTCCGGCTACGTCTCGATCGAGCACGGCCTGAAGGGCCCCAATCATTCGGTCGTCACGGCCTGCTCGACCGGCGCGCATGCGGTCGGCGACGCGGCGCGGCTGATCGCGCTCGGCGATGCCGACGTGATGGTCGCGGGTGGCGCCGAATCGCCGATCTCCCGCATCGGCATCGCAGGCTTCTGCGCGGCGCGTGCGCTGTCCACCGGCTTCAACGACACGCCGGAAAAGGCATCGCGGCCCTACGACAAGGACCGCGACGGCTTCGTGATGGGCGAGGGCGCCGGCGTCCTCGTGCTCGAGGAATACGAGCACGCCAAACAGCGTGGTGCGAAGATCTATGCCGAGGTCACCGGCTACGGCCTGTCGGGCGATGCCTTCCACATCACCTCGCCGCCGCCGGACGGCAATGGCGGCTTCCGCAGCATGAGCATGGCGCTGAAGCGCGCCGGCCTCGTCGCATCCGATCTCGACTACATCAACGCGCACGGCACCTCGACGCAGGTCGGCGACGAGATCGAGCTCGGCGCGGTCGAGCGTCTGCTCGGCAATGCGGCTTCGAAGGTTTCGATGTCGTCGACCAAGTCGGCGACCGGACATCTGCTCGGCGCCGCCGGCGCGATCGAGGCGATCTTCGCGGTGCTGGCGATTCGCGATAACGTGGTGCCGCCGACCATCAATCTCGACAATCCGTCGGTGCAAACGGCGATCGATCTTGTGCCGCATACGTCGCGCAAGCGTGACGTGAATGTGGCGCTGTCCAATTCCTTCGGTTTCGGTGGCACAAACGCCTCCGTGATCGTGCAGCGCGTGACCAATTAGTAGGTCTTTAGAACTAGTCCACCGTTTTGCCGTATTCCGCGGTGACTCCTAATAGCGGGCGTATGCTATTGGCAGGGCAGGGGTTTGTCCGGCCACGATTCAACCGGCAGGATATTGGTTTGCATCGATGAGTGAGAGGCCGCCCATTTCACCAAGGAGTCCACGTGCCGCGCTGGAGCCCGAACAGGTTCCGCCGCCGCCCAAGCGCTCGGATCGTGCCCGCAATCCTTTCGTGATCGTCGGCAATGCCATCTTCACCATCCTGATCATCCTGATGATCGGCGCCGGCGCCACCTACTACTACGGCAAGCAGACGCTGGAATCGCCGGGGCCGCTGCAGGAAGACAAGATCGTCAACATCCCCGCGCGCGCCGGCAAGCGTGACATCGCCGACGTGCTGTCGCGCGAGGGCGTGATCAACGTCAATCCGTGGGTCTTCATCGGCAGCGTGTTTGCGCTGAAGGCGAGCTCCGATCTCAAGCCCGGCGAATATTCGTTCCAGAAGAATGCCAGCCTGCGCGACGTCATTGCCACCATTGTCGACGGCAAGGTGGTGCAGCACGCCATCACCATTCCCGAGGGTCTGACCTCGGAGCAGATCGTGACGCGGCTCTCCGACAACGACATCTTCACCGGCTCGGTGCGCGAGATTCCGCGCGAGGGCACGCTGTTGCCGGAGACCTACAAATTCCCGCGCGGCACCACGCGCGACCAGGTGATCCAGCGCCTGCAGCAGGCGCAGAAGCGCGTGCTCGCCGAGATCTGGGAACGCCGCAACACCGATTCGCCGCTGAAATCGCCGGACCAGCTGGTGACGCTGGCCTCGATCGTCGAGAAGGAAACCGGCCGCGCCGACGAGCGCAGCCGCGTTGCCGCCGTGTTCGTCAACCGCCTGCGGCAGAGGATGAAGCTGCAATCCGACCCGACCATCATCTACGGATTGGTGGGCGGCAAGGGAACGCTGGGGCGTCCGATCAAGCGCAGCGAGATCACCCAGCCGTCGCCCTACAACACCTATGTGATCGACGGCTTGCCGCCGGGACCGATCGCCAATCCCGGCCGCGCCTCGCTGGAGGCGACCGCCAATCCGGCGCGCACGCGTGACCTGTTCTTCGTTGCCGACGGAACCGGTGGCCACGCCTTTACCGAAACCTACGACCAGCACGCCAAGAACGTCGCCAAGCTGCGCGCGTCGGAAAAGCAGATCCAGAACGACACCGTCGAGCCCGCGGATGATCCGGCGCCCGCCGCCGCGGCGCCCGGCGCGGCCGATACCAATCCCACGGCGGCCATGCCGCCGAAGCCCACCAACCAGAAGAAACCGCCGCGCAGCGGTCGCCAGGGCGCAGCCCAGCAGACCACTTCGCCGCCTGTTGTGCAGCGCTAAAGCGCGATGCGATCATCGCGCTTTAGCTTCTTGTTCGAGCATAGTCTTTCGGAAATCCGCTTCACAGTTTTCCGGACCATGCCGTAGCTCTGCATTTGCCGAGGGTGGACGTAATTCCACTTTCACGGAATCCGTTCTAAGGTCGCACCGGCTGCCCGCGAGTCTCGTCGTCTCCGGGTGAGTCCCATATCCTTCTGTTGGAGAGTTCACGCGATGGCGCTATCGAGCATGACTGGCTTTGCCCGAAGCCATGGCGCGAGCGGTCCCTATACGTTCGAGTGGGAGCTGAAGTCGGTCAACGCCAAGGGCTTTGACCTGCGGTTGCGGCTGCCGCCCGGCTGGGACGAACTGGAAGCCCTCGCCAAGAAGCGGGCCGGCGAGTTGCTGTCGCGCGGCACGGTCTACGCCAACCTCAGCGTCAAGCGCACCGATGCGGCGCAGACCATCCGGATCAATGAGGACGTGCTGGCCGCGGTCGTGAAGGTCGCAGGTGAGCTCGCGCAGCGGATCGACGCGGTGGCGCCGAGCATCGACGGATTGCTCGGCATCAAGGGCGTTATCGAGGTGGTCGAACCTGACAGCAACGAGGACGAGGACAAGGCGGCGCGCGAAGCGGCGGCGAAGGCGTTCGAGCAGGCGCTCGGCAGCCTCGTCGAGATGCGCCGCCGCGAGGGCGATGCGCTGGGCCAGATCCTGATGCAGCGCATGGACGAGATCGAGCGGCTCGCCAAACGCGCCGAGACGGCTCCCGGTCGCAAGCCCGAGGCGATCAAGGCCCGGCTTGCCGAGCAGATCGCAGCGCTGCTGGAGACCTCCGATCGCTTCGATACCGACCGGCTGAGCCAGGAGGCGATCCTGATCGCCACCAAGGCCGATATCCGCGAGGAGCTCGACCGCATCGCCTCGCACATCGCCCAGGCGCGCGAGATGATCGGCAAGGGCGGCCCGGTCGGGCGCCGGCTCGACTTCCTCGCCCAGGAGTTCAATCGCGAGGTCAACACCTGCTGCTCGAAGTCGAACGACGTCGAGCTGACCAATACCGGGCTTGAAATGAAGAACGTGGTCGAGCAGTTCCGCGAACAGGTCCAGAATCTGGAGTGAACGATGACGGCGCAGGGTTTTGACGGCGTTGAGCGGCGCGGACTGATGTTCGTCCTGTCGTCGCCCTCGGGCGCCGGCAAGACGACGCTGTCGCGCATGCTGATCGAGCGGATGCCGGGCTTGAAGATGTCGGTGTCGGCGACGACGCGGCCGAAGCGGCCGGGCGAGGTCGAGGGGCGCGACTATTTCTTCGTCGGCAAGACCAAGTTCGAGGCGATGGCCAAGCAGGGCGAACTGCTGGAATGGGCCACCGTGTTCGACAACCGCTACGGCACGCCGCGCGCGCCGGTCGAGGCTGCGCTCGCGGCCGGCGAGGATGTGCTGTTCGACATCGACTGGCAGGGCACCCAGCAATTGCGCGAGAAGGCGCGCGCCGACGTGGTCAGCGTCTTCATCCTGCCGCCGTCAGCCGCCGATCTCGAGAAGCGTCTGCACACCCGTGCGCAGGATTCCGAGGAGGTCATCCGCGGGCGGATGAACCGCGCCACCCATGAGCTGAGCCACTGGGCGGAATACGACTACATCGTCATCAACCAGAACGTCGACGACGCCTTTGCCGAGGTGCAGTCGATCCTGAAGGCCGAGCGGCTCAAGCGAGAGCGCCGCACCGGCCTCACCGAGTTCGTGCGCGGCCTGCAGCGTCAGCTCGAGAAGTAGCTTGTCGAGAAGTAGCTTGCCGGAACCGTGATGCGATCGGGGATCGCATCACGTCTCATCTACTTTTCTGAGCGTGCTCTAGTTCGCCGCGCTGCGCGCGAGCCGCTGCAGCATCGCCGCGATCTGCTTGTTGTCTTGCTCGGTTTGATCCGCCTCGCGCGGTGTCTCGCGGCGAGCAACCGGCGTCTCGGCGCGGCGCGGAACCGGTGTCTCTGACCGGCGCGGCGTCGCCTCGGACAGGCGCAACGGGCGGTCGCGGCCGACCACTGCCATCGGCGGCGCCGGTTCGGTGTGGAGTGAATCCCAGGGCGCACGCCATTCGTCGCTGATCTGGTAGGGCGGCGTACGCGTGCGGGTCAGGCGGAACACCAGCGCGCTGACCAGGCCGGCCAGCGCCAGCGCGCCGACCATCACGATCAGCAGCATCTGCGTCGAGGACGACGACTTCTCGGCGGACGCCTCCGCTGTCACGGGGGCGGCTGGTGCCGGCGCGGCCGTCTGTTGCGGCGTCGCATCGGCCTGCGCGATCACGGTCGGCTGGTCTGCGGCGTGCCGAGTTCCGTTGGTTCCGGCCATGCTCGATGCGTCCAGCCATCGGGCGTTCACGTCCGACGCCTGGGCGTTCGTGCCTGGCGCCGTCGGATCGGTCGCCGCTACCGCATCGCCGGCTTGACCGGCGGCAGGGGGCGCGACCGGTGCTGTTGCGGCCTGCGGTGAGGGCCATTCGGCATGGGCATCGGCGACGGACTTGCGCATAGCCGGCTGTGGCGGCGCCGGCTGGCTCTGCGGCGGCTGTGCGTCGGCCGTCGCTGTGTCGGGCGCGGCCGCGGGCTGCTGCTGCGTGGTCGCGGTCTTGGCAACAACCTTGTTCTTGGCGTCACCGAGGTACCAGCATTTCTTTTGGGTGCTGCGGTCGAGGTGATAGAACCAGTGGCTTCCCGCAGGCGCGGTTCCCTTCGGCGCGGACTGACAGCTATCCGCGGCCTTCGCGTTCGCCGTATTGGTGCTCGCCGTGCTGGCGGCGGTCTGGGCCATGGCTGTGAAGTTGGCAGCGGCCAACATGCTGACGGCAAGCGCCGCAGCGAACTTCGCTGAACGATTTGACATACGCGTCCCCGGTATTCTTTTTTACGCAAACGCTGGTGACGCCAATCTCGGTAAAGAGTTGGGTCGCAATGCGCCGCAAATCCGGAACGGGTAGGGCTTAATTGAGGCTCGCGTCGCACCGCAATTGCGGCGGGCGGAAGGCTGGAACGCGGGCTGAATGATCGCTCGGTCGCCTGTCAGGTTCCGCAGGACCAAAGCGCGCGTTGCTGCTGCGAGAACGTCGCGTCCCGCCGGCGATCGCAACGCCGGCGGGACGTCTTCGTTAGTTCTTCAGGACGATGCGTCCGACGACCTTGCCGGCCCGCAGCTCATCGATCCATTTCTGGACGTCGGCCATCGGCTCTTCCTTCATCGGGGTCGGCTTGATCTTGCCGGCCCGGGCGAGCGCCATCAGTTCCTGGCCCTCGGCCAGCGTGCCCACCATGAAGCCTTCGATGGTCATGCGCTTGTAGACCCATTGCACCATCGGCAACGTGAACTGGCCGCCCATCAGGCCGGACACCACGATCTTGCCGCCGCGTGCCACCGTCGACACCGCGAACGCCATCGACTTCTCGTTGCCGGCAAAGTCGACCACGCCGTCGAAGCCGCCGTCGTTCTCCTTCAGCATGCGCTTGACGACATCGGGCTCCGCGGGATCGTAGGCGGCCGCCGCACCATTCTTCAGCGCGGTCTCGCGCGCCGCCGGGCTGAGATCGGCAACCGTGATCGGCTGCTTGAACATCGCCTGCGCGAACGACAGGCCCATCATGCCGACACCGCCGAGGCCGATCAGCAGCAGATTGCGCTGGCGCGGACGATCGACCAGGCGCTTCAGCGCGCCGTAAGCCGTGACGCCGGAGCACATCAGCGTGGCGGCCTGATTGACCGGCAGCGGATCGTAATCGAGCAGGTATTTCGCGTCGGGCACCAGCACGTGGGTGGCGAAGCCGCCGTCGATCGAGACGCCGAGGAAGCGTTGCTTGGCGCAGAGATTCTCGTCGCCGGCGAGACAGTCGCGGCACTGGCCGCAACCGATCCAAGGGAAGACCGCCTTCTTCGTTCCGACCAGATCCTTCGGCGCATCGGGACCGACCTCGTCGACGACGCCTGCGATCTCATGGCCGAGCGTGAAGGGCAGCGTCATGCCGCGGGTGGTGTCGAGCTTCTTGCCGCCGCCGAGATCGGCGTAACCGTCCTGGATGTGGAGATCGGAATGACAGAGGCCGCAGCGCTCGATGCGCACCAGCACTTCGCGTCCCTGCGGCTTGGGCGTGTCGACGATGGTTTCGCACAGCGGTGCATCGAACTTGACGAGGGATTGGCGAACCATACGCGCCATTACGTTTTCTCCTGATGTTCTATTTTGTGGACCGTATATCGGCCAATTCCCTGGCCATGGCAACAAAGCCTGCGACCGAAATGGTTTCGGCGCGCCGCGTCGCGTCGATCTGGGCTGCGGCAGCAAGCCGCGCCGGATCGACCGACAGCGACTTCAGGCTCTGGCGCAGCATCTTGCGGCGCTGGCCGAAGGCGGCAGCGGCGACCTGCTCGAGCATGCGGCGGTCGCACGGCTCCGGCGCGGCGCGCGGTATCAATCGTACCACCGAGGATGTTACCTTCGGCTGCGGCACGAAGGCGGAGGGCGAAATGTCGAACAGGATCTTGGTCTCGGCGCGCCAGTTGGCGAGCACCGCGAGCCTGCCATAGGCTTCCTCGTCCTCATGGGCGACGATGCGCTCGGCGACCTCGCGCTGGAACATCAACACCATGGTGTCGTACCAGGGCGGCCACGGCTCGATCGACAGCCAGTCGACCAGGAGCTGGGTTGCGATGTTGTAGGGCAGGTTGGCGACGATCTTGGCCTTGCCGCCATCGAGCAAGGGGCGCGGATCAAAGTGCTGCGCGTCGCCATGCACGATCTCGATGCGGCCTGGATAGCGCTTGACGATGTAGTCGAGTGCATCGATCGAGCGTTCGTCGCGCTCGATGGCGATGACGCGCTTGGCGCCCATCGCAAGCAGTGCGCGCGTCAGTCCGCCGGGGCCGGGCCCGACCTCGATCACGGTCGAGTCTTCCAGCGGGCCCGCGGCGCGGGCAATGCGTGCGGTGAGATTGAGATCGAGCAGGAAATTCTGGCCGAGCGATTTGCGCGCCGACAGCGAATGCTCGCGAATGATGTCGCGCAGCGGTGGCAGATCGTCGATCGCGCTCACTTAGCTTGATGCCGCGGCCATGCGCGCGGCGAGCCGGAGTGCGGCGATCAGGCTCGAGGGATTGGCCTTGCCGGAGCCCGCGATATCGAACGCGGTGCCGTGATCGGGCGACGTCCGGATGAAGGGCAGGCCCAGCGTGACGTTGACGGCGTCCTCGAACGCGACGGTCTTGATCGGGATCAGCGCCTGATCGTGATACATGCAGAGCGCGCAGTCATAGGTCTTGCGCGCGGCTGCGTGGAACATGGTGTCGGCCGGCAACGGGCCTCGGGCGGCAATGCCGTCGCGGCGCAGGATCTCGACCGCGGGCGCGACGATCTCGATGTCTTCCATGCCGAGCGTGCCGTCTTCGCCAGCATGCGGGTTGAGGCCGGCGACCGCAAGGCGCGGCGAGGCGAGGCCAAACCGCGCCTTCATGTCGGCGACCAAGATCCGCGCGGTCGAGACGATCAGGTCGGTCGACAATTGCGCCAGCGCCTCGCGGACCGACACATGGATCGTCACCGGGACGACGGCGAGCGCCGGCGACCAAAGCATCATCACCGGCTGCGGCGCAGTCCCGCCGTGCGCGGCAAGCTCGGCGAGGAATTCGGTGTGGCCGGGATGGCGGAAGCCGGCGCGGTACAGCACGTTCTTGGCGATCGGATTGGTGACGACGGCGCTGGCCTTGCCCGACGCGACATCGGCGACGGCCTGACGGATCGACGCCAGCGCGGCATCGGCGCTCGTTCCGTCGGGCTTGCCCGGTCGCGCCGTCGCCACCTTGCCGGTCGCAACGACGGGCAGGGCCCGTGCAAATGCCGCGGAGGCCTCCTCGGCGCTGACCTCGGCAAACTCGACGGTGAGCCCGAGCGTCTTGGCGCGCTCGGCCAGGGCCGCCCTGTCACCGAGCAGATAGAACGGCGGAAGATCGAGTTCGCGACGGCGCAGCCACGCGGCGAGCGTGATGTCGGGGCCGATGCCTGCGGGCTCGCCGGATGTCAGTGCGAGAGGTTGAGCCATGCGTCAACGATAGTCGATCATCGCCCGCCTGGATATTCGATCATCGCGGCTTTCCGGACTTCCTGCAGGTAGGCCTTCGACTTCGCCTCGTACTTCTGCACGTACATCTTGTCCCGCATCTCACGCTTCTTCGGCGTGTCCACGGTAGTTGCCTTCCGGCCGCAGAGGGCGACCATCTCGATGCCCTGCTTGGTGACTTCGGGAGGGGTGAGGTGGCCGACCGGGGTCTTGTCCAGGATGTCGCGCAGCGACTGCGGCAGGTCTGCCGACGTCTTCACGACGATCTCGCGGATCGCGGCGTTGCGCATCGACTTGAAGAAGGTGTTGGCTTCCTCGCAGGAGGTCACGCGCTCGCGCAGGGTGTCGGCTTCCTTGCGGCGGTTCTCGAATTCGGATTGCGGAGAGCCGCGCGGCACGATCAGAACGACCGGCTGCATCCGGTATTCGAACGCTTCGGCGTCGGGCGCATCACCGGTCTCCTTGACCGCAGTGGCGACGTCCTTTTCGCCGACCTGCAGGCTTTCCTTGAAGCGGCCGCGGACCAGGCTGGTCCAGACCATGTCGGCCCTGATGCGTTGCTTGAGCGTATCGGGGCGGATGCCCTTGCTCTCGAGGACCTTGGTCAGCTGGTCGTTGTTCAGCCGCATCCGTTGCGCCATGCCGCCATAGGATTGCTCGATATCGTTGGCAGTGGGATCGACGCCGAATTTCTTGGCTTCCTTGATCTTCAGCTTCTCGTCGATCAGCTCGTCGAGGATGGCCTTTCGATCGGGATTCTTGCCGCCGGTCAGGCTGTTCAGCTTGGCGCGCTGCTCGATGTCGAAATTGGTGATGGGTTCGCCATTGACCATCACGGCGATGGTCTGGGCATGCAGTCGCGCACCGCCCCCCAACAGGAGGAAAAGAGCCAGCAGGGAACTCAACATGAGCGAATGGCAGCGCGTTGGCAGGCTAGCGGTCGTCATTGTGGTCATGTCAGCCGTTTAAACCAATTCAAGCCGGGGCCACAGGCCCGCGGGCAATACAAGCCCCCAATTCAAGCCCCCAATACAAGCGCCTTGGCAGGCCCCTCGCTCGCTACTGCATGCCAGCCGAACTGCTGGTCGTGGAGGTCTGGGCGATCGTCCGCAGCCCGATCTGGAACATGAACGCATGGCTGAGGACGGGCGGCTGCGAGCCTGCCTGATAGGTATAGGACGTGATGTAGTTGGCAGCCAGCACGAAGCAGTCGTCCACATAGCCCGCGCCGAAGGCATACTGGTTGATCTTGTTCGCTTCAAGGTCCCAGCGCGCCGCACCCTGAACCACCCAGTTCGACGCCACCTTGACCGACCCGCTGGTGAGGATGCCCTCGCGGCGCGTCAGGTAGCCGAGTTCCGGCTGCGCTGCATAATCGCCGTAGGTCACGGCGATCGACCAGCGGTCGAAATTCGCGCTCGCCGTGGCCTCGAACCGGTTGATGTTCCAGGTCGCTTCATCCATCCGCGAGCGGACGCTGAAGGTGTAGGTGCGGTTGGGCGAATAGGCGAGGCTCGCGACATAATCCGAGCGCGGGTTCTGCAGCCCGGAGTCGATGCCGGTGTTGGTGACGTCGGCGACCGCGAACGAGTTCATCCCGAACATCTGGTAGGACTGTCCGAACATCCCCTTGATGCTGCCGCCGCGATCGAACTGCGTGGTGGCCTGCACGCCGACATTGGCGCGGCTGCCGCCCTCGACGCGGTCGTAGCCGGAGAACTTGTCGACCGCGAACAGGTTGCTGGTGTCGAACACCAGGCTCTGCGCGTCCTCGTTCGGAAGCTTGCCGGCATTGGGTTCGTTGGGCCGGATGATGACCTGCGCGATCGGCTCGACGGTGGTCGTGCCCCACGGCTGCACATTGATGAAGGGGTAGCGGTATTCGAGGCCGACGGTCGGCATCAAGCGGACCGTCTGGGTGTCGCCGACCGGCAGGAAGTTGGAAACGCCCGGCTGATTCGAGATGTCGGCGTTGATCGCATCGGCGCGGACGCTGGCGAACGGCGTCCAGATCTGGCCGAGTGGGTCGGTGTAGGACTTGCGCCACTGCGCCTCGGCCGTCAGCCTTGTGTAGGTGCCCGGCATGCCGCGCAGCAGGCACTGCGACGGGGTTCGCGCCATTGGATCCGCGGACGTGGTCAAGCACAGGCCGTTGGTGTTGGCG of the Bradyrhizobium quebecense genome contains:
- the rsmA gene encoding 16S rRNA (adenine(1518)-N(6)/adenine(1519)-N(6))-dimethyltransferase RsmA translates to MSAIDDLPPLRDIIREHSLSARKSLGQNFLLDLNLTARIARAAGPLEDSTVIEVGPGPGGLTRALLAMGAKRVIAIERDERSIDALDYIVKRYPGRIEIVHGDAQHFDPRPLLDGGKAKIVANLPYNIATQLLVDWLSIEPWPPWYDTMVLMFQREVAERIVAHEDEEAYGRLAVLANWRAETKILFDISPSAFVPQPKVTSSVVRLIPRAAPEPCDRRMLEQVAAAAFGQRRKMLRQSLKSLSVDPARLAAAAQIDATRRAETISVAGFVAMARELADIRSTK
- a CDS encoding alcohol dehydrogenase; amino-acid sequence: MARMVRQSLVKFDAPLCETIVDTPKPQGREVLVRIERCGLCHSDLHIQDGYADLGGGKKLDTTRGMTLPFTLGHEIAGVVDEVGPDAPKDLVGTKKAVFPWIGCGQCRDCLAGDENLCAKQRFLGVSIDGGFATHVLVPDAKYLLDYDPLPVNQAATLMCSGVTAYGALKRLVDRPRQRNLLLIGLGGVGMMGLSFAQAMFKQPITVADLSPAARETALKNGAAAAYDPAEPDVVKRMLKENDGGFDGVVDFAGNEKSMAFAVSTVARGGKIVVSGLMGGQFTLPMVQWVYKRMTIEGFMVGTLAEGQELMALARAGKIKPTPMKEEPMADVQKWIDELRAGKVVGRIVLKN
- a CDS encoding SurA N-terminal domain-containing protein is translated as MLSSLLALFLLLGGGARLHAQTIAVMVNGEPITNFDIEQRAKLNSLTGGKNPDRKAILDELIDEKLKIKEAKKFGVDPTANDIEQSYGGMAQRMRLNNDQLTKVLESKGIRPDTLKQRIRADMVWTSLVRGRFKESLQVGEKDVATAVKETGDAPDAEAFEYRMQPVVLIVPRGSPQSEFENRRKEADTLRERVTSCEEANTFFKSMRNAAIREIVVKTSADLPQSLRDILDKTPVGHLTPPEVTKQGIEMVALCGRKATTVDTPKKREMRDKMYVQKYEAKSKAYLQEVRKAAMIEYPGGR
- the pdxA gene encoding 4-hydroxythreonine-4-phosphate dehydrogenase PdxA codes for the protein MAQPLALTSGEPAGIGPDITLAAWLRRRELDLPPFYLLGDRAALAERAKTLGLTVEFAEVSAEEASAAFARALPVVATGKVATARPGKPDGTSADAALASIRQAVADVASGKASAVVTNPIAKNVLYRAGFRHPGHTEFLAELAAHGGTAPQPVMMLWSPALAVVPVTIHVSVREALAQLSTDLIVSTARILVADMKARFGLASPRLAVAGLNPHAGEDGTLGMEDIEIVAPAVEILRRDGIAARGPLPADTMFHAAARKTYDCALCMYHDQALIPIKTVAFEDAVNVTLGLPFIRTSPDHGTAFDIAGSGKANPSSLIAALRLAARMAAASS